In the Euryarchaeota archaeon genome, one interval contains:
- a CDS encoding response regulator, translating to MLTRYLVVDDSPAIRLRTVSYVKQADPRPSWIIEAGSREEALDLFAAQKPDVVFLDMVMKGDQDGLDTLRAIVKTNPKTIVVMCTGLSRDDPSVLKAISEGAFDYIQKPVRSEDVKRVLDLASQEIKRIQARA from the coding sequence ATGTTGACCCGATATCTTGTCGTGGACGACAGCCCCGCCATCCGCCTGCGGACCGTCTCGTACGTGAAGCAGGCGGACCCGCGCCCGTCATGGATAATCGAGGCCGGAAGCCGAGAAGAGGCCTTGGATCTCTTCGCCGCGCAAAAACCCGACGTGGTCTTCCTCGACATGGTGATGAAAGGGGATCAGGACGGACTCGATACCCTGAGGGCGATCGTCAAGACGAACCCGAAGACCATCGTCGTGATGTGCACGGGCCTTTCGCGCGACGACCCGAGTGTACTCAAGGCCATCAGCGAAGGCGCGTTCGATTACATCCAGAAACCGGTGCGCAGCGAGGACGTGAAGCGGGTGCTTGATTTGGCGTCACAGGAGATCAAGCGAATCCAGGCGCGCGCGTGA
- a CDS encoding 3-isopropylmalate dehydratase large subunit, with the protein MSRTKHTIAEKILASKSGRARVVPGEIIEAKVDVAMAHEALAQVVDPFKRMGAGKVWAPERVVVPIDHWVPASTESAARLHKACREFVNQYGIPNFYDVGRQGICHQILVEEGFVLPGDLVVGTDSHTNMAGALGSFACGIGPTEMAAVFSTGDIWLRVPETMRMNVTGRLHFPVSSKDLVLKIIGTIGDDGARYRAVEFTGKGIAAMEMWERFTLTNMTTEMGAKAGIVPPDAETARYLAGLDVKNGRRGEIERNMTLKSDEGATFRSDLQFDLDSLEPQVALPSSPENVKAVKDVETGQVDQVFIGSCTNARLEDLRIVANILRGSKVKRGTRLVVFPASTSIYNQCLREGIIDIIVDAGGIFNAASCGACFGGMGGVLAGGETCISTSNRNYVGRMGHAQSKSYLVSPATAAASAIDGKLIDPREYVTEGDAKRILAAPMARR; encoded by the coding sequence ATGAGCCGCACCAAACACACGATCGCGGAGAAGATACTCGCGTCCAAGAGCGGACGCGCAAGGGTCGTGCCCGGTGAGATCATCGAGGCGAAAGTCGACGTGGCCATGGCGCACGAGGCGTTGGCACAGGTCGTTGACCCATTCAAGCGGATGGGAGCGGGAAAGGTCTGGGCCCCGGAGCGCGTCGTCGTCCCGATCGACCATTGGGTCCCCGCCTCGACCGAGAGCGCGGCACGTCTCCACAAGGCCTGCCGCGAATTCGTGAACCAATATGGTATCCCGAACTTCTACGACGTGGGGCGGCAGGGCATCTGCCACCAGATCCTGGTGGAGGAAGGCTTCGTCCTCCCGGGCGACCTCGTCGTGGGCACCGACAGTCACACGAACATGGCGGGGGCGCTCGGCAGTTTCGCGTGCGGCATCGGGCCCACGGAGATGGCGGCAGTGTTCTCCACGGGCGACATCTGGCTACGCGTCCCCGAAACGATGCGGATGAACGTGACCGGTCGCCTGCATTTTCCGGTGTCGAGCAAGGACCTCGTCCTGAAGATCATCGGGACGATCGGCGACGACGGAGCGCGTTACCGTGCGGTGGAATTCACGGGCAAGGGCATCGCCGCCATGGAGATGTGGGAGCGCTTCACACTCACGAACATGACGACCGAGATGGGGGCAAAGGCCGGCATCGTGCCTCCCGACGCGGAGACCGCGCGTTATCTCGCCGGCCTCGACGTGAAGAACGGCCGGCGCGGCGAGATCGAGCGCAACATGACGCTGAAAAGCGACGAGGGGGCGACCTTCAGGAGCGATCTCCAGTTTGACCTCGACTCTTTGGAACCGCAAGTCGCCCTCCCCTCAAGCCCCGAGAACGTGAAGGCCGTGAAGGACGTCGAGACCGGCCAGGTCGACCAGGTCTTCATAGGGTCTTGCACGAACGCAAGGTTGGAGGATCTCCGCATCGTCGCGAATATCCTGCGTGGAAGCAAAGTGAAGCGCGGGACGCGCCTCGTCGTCTTCCCGGCCTCGACATCGATCTACAACCAGTGCCTTCGCGAAGGCATCATCGACATCATAGTCGATGCCGGCGGGATATTCAATGCGGCATCCTGCGGCGCTTGCTTTGGCGGGATGGGCGGGGTCCTCGCCGGCGGCGAGACATGCATCTCCACTTCTAACCGCAACTACGTGGGGCGCATGGGCCACGCGCAATCGAAGTCCTACCTCGTCTCGCCGGCGACGGCCGCGGCGAGTGCCATCGATGGAAAGCTCATCGACCCCCGCGAATACGTCACGGAAGGCGACGCGAAACGCATCCTCGCAGCGCCCATGGCGCGAAGGTGA